In Pleomorphomonas sp. T1.2MG-36, a single window of DNA contains:
- the lpdA gene encoding dihydrolipoyl dehydrogenase — protein MSQYDILIIGSGPGGYVAAIRAAQLGLKVGVVERAYVGGICPNWGCIPAKALLRSAEIFHYIEHAADYGIKAEKPGADVAAIVKRSRGIAQQMSQGVGFLLKKNKVDLIWGEANIAAPGKVKVKAVDGAPKGWLPAGDYEAKHIIVATGARPRVLPGLEPDKKLVWTYFESMVPEALPKRLLVVGSGAIGIEFASFYRALGSEVTVVEVMSQVMPVEDHEIADLAKKRFEKAGMKILLEAKVASLKKGANEVTATVELKDGSKQEIVADRVISAVGVVGNVENLGLEALGVKIERGTVVTDGLGRTNVPGIYAIGDVAGPPMLAHKAEHEGTLCVEAIAGLHPHPMDKLQIPGCTYCHPQVASVGLTEKKAKEAGFELKVGRFPFIGNGKAVALGEPEGLVKTIFDAKTGRLLGAHLVGAEVTEMIQGFVVAMQLETTEEELMHTVFPHPTVSETMHESVLAAYGRAIHI, from the coding sequence ATGTCCCAGTATGACATCCTGATCATCGGCTCCGGCCCCGGCGGCTACGTGGCCGCCATCCGTGCCGCCCAGCTCGGCCTCAAGGTCGGCGTTGTCGAGCGCGCCTACGTTGGCGGCATTTGTCCCAATTGGGGCTGCATTCCCGCCAAGGCGCTGCTGCGCTCGGCCGAGATCTTCCACTACATCGAGCATGCCGCCGATTACGGCATCAAGGCCGAGAAGCCCGGCGCCGATGTCGCCGCCATCGTCAAGCGGTCGCGCGGCATCGCCCAGCAGATGAGCCAGGGCGTCGGCTTCCTCCTGAAGAAGAACAAGGTCGACCTGATTTGGGGCGAGGCGAACATTGCCGCGCCCGGTAAGGTCAAGGTGAAGGCGGTGGACGGCGCGCCCAAGGGCTGGTTGCCGGCCGGCGACTACGAGGCCAAGCACATCATCGTGGCCACCGGTGCGCGTCCGCGCGTGCTGCCGGGTCTCGAACCGGACAAGAAGCTGGTCTGGACCTATTTTGAGTCCATGGTGCCGGAGGCGCTGCCGAAGCGCCTTCTGGTGGTGGGCTCGGGCGCCATCGGCATCGAGTTCGCAAGCTTCTACCGGGCGCTCGGCTCGGAAGTGACTGTCGTCGAGGTGATGAGCCAGGTGATGCCGGTCGAGGATCACGAGATCGCCGACCTCGCCAAGAAGCGCTTCGAGAAGGCCGGCATGAAGATCCTTCTGGAGGCCAAGGTCGCCTCGCTGAAGAAGGGCGCCAATGAGGTGACGGCCACCGTCGAACTGAAGGACGGCTCCAAGCAGGAGATCGTCGCCGATCGCGTCATCTCGGCGGTAGGTGTCGTCGGCAACGTCGAAAACCTCGGTCTCGAGGCGCTGGGCGTCAAGATCGAGCGCGGCACCGTGGTGACCGACGGTCTCGGCCGCACTAACGTGCCGGGCATCTATGCCATCGGCGACGTCGCCGGTCCGCCGATGCTCGCCCACAAGGCCGAGCACGAGGGGACGCTGTGCGTCGAGGCGATCGCCGGCCTGCATCCGCATCCCATGGACAAGTTGCAGATTCCGGGCTGCACCTATTGCCACCCGCAGGTGGCCTCCGTCGGCCTCACTGAGAAGAAAGCCAAGGAGGCCGGCTTCGAACTGAAGGTCGGTCGCTTCCCGTTCATCGGCAACGGCAAGGCGGTGGCGCTCGGCGAGCCGGAAGGCCTCGTCAAGACCATCTTCGACGCCAAGACCGGCCGCCTGCTCGGCGCTCATCTGGTTGGCGCCGAGGTGACCGAGATGATCCAGGGCTTCGTCGTCGCCATGCAGCTGGAGACCACCGAGGAAGAGCTGATGCACACGGTGTTCCCGCACCCGACCGTCAGCGAAACCATGCACGAGAGCGTGCTTGCTGCCTATGGCCGGGCCATCCATATTTAA
- a CDS encoding cell surface protein — protein sequence MQYLDKAMGGLRDLGLLPARTEEAPIVGLLERITDLDPDKIAVITRTLSQMSVFNEVVREQISEMSIGERYEKITQGFNSIRDDAKAMVDQISDGKLDLFERATNTWMKISRGDIASRFDSIRDTYIEVARDTKTNIERERVILEAYRDFRGALKQAEVAALEVLKAGEAKLAAAKDELGNASEAVAGFAGTDASERAKLELIRDEKLRSMQNEEGRYQIAKDLADNLTIGYNTSEVIMARLLQTTSAKERVYQQSVSFFTTNDSVLTALKASFTGVFGLHESTQTLNSMKEGVSKSLEVLADIGGKVQEEALKAGYGPTVRADAVKKLVDSVVNYQERSTEIIAEMRTLATKNSEEIRAAVEDGKRRMARLAEQGNALVLNG from the coding sequence ATGCAGTATCTCGACAAGGCGATGGGTGGATTGCGCGACCTCGGCCTATTGCCGGCCCGAACCGAGGAGGCGCCGATCGTCGGCCTTCTCGAGCGGATCACCGATCTCGACCCCGACAAGATCGCCGTCATCACCCGCACGCTCAGCCAGATGAGCGTGTTCAACGAGGTGGTGCGCGAGCAGATCTCCGAAATGTCGATCGGCGAGCGCTACGAGAAGATCACGCAGGGCTTCAACTCGATCCGCGACGATGCCAAGGCGATGGTCGACCAGATTTCCGACGGAAAGCTCGACCTGTTCGAGCGGGCGACCAACACCTGGATGAAGATTTCGCGCGGCGACATCGCCAGCCGGTTCGATAGCATTCGCGACACCTACATCGAGGTGGCTCGCGACACCAAGACCAATATCGAACGCGAGCGGGTTATTCTCGAAGCCTATCGTGACTTCCGTGGTGCGCTGAAGCAGGCCGAGGTGGCGGCGCTGGAGGTGCTGAAGGCGGGTGAGGCCAAGCTCGCCGCCGCCAAGGACGAACTTGGCAATGCGTCGGAGGCGGTGGCCGGTTTTGCCGGCACGGACGCTTCGGAACGGGCGAAGCTGGAACTCATCCGCGACGAAAAGCTCAGGAGCATGCAGAACGAGGAAGGGCGCTACCAGATCGCCAAGGATCTCGCCGACAACCTCACTATTGGCTACAACACGTCCGAAGTGATCATGGCACGCCTCCTCCAGACGACGTCTGCCAAGGAGCGCGTCTATCAGCAGTCCGTTTCGTTCTTCACCACCAATGATTCCGTGCTGACGGCGCTGAAGGCGTCGTTCACCGGCGTGTTCGGCCTGCACGAGTCGACGCAGACGCTCAACTCCATGAAGGAGGGCGTGTCCAAGTCGCTTGAGGTGCTGGCCGATATCGGCGGCAAGGTGCAGGAGGAGGCGCTGAAGGCCGGTTATGGCCCGACGGTGCGCGCCGACGCAGTGAAGAAGCTGGTCGACAGCGTGGTCAACTATCAGGAGCGCTCGACCGAGATCATCGCAGAGATGCGGACGCTGGCCACCAAGAACTCCGAAGAGATCCGAGCCGCCGTCGAAGACGGCAAGCGGCGGATGGCCCGCCTTGCCGAGCAGGGCAATGCGCTGGTGTTGAATGGCTGA
- a CDS encoding methyl-accepting chemotaxis protein, translated as MRRFAKCNCDRPGDRMTASVVSIRDISSKSESVQEIAFNKVGQIRAINRRMRILALNALIEAERAGEAGRGFAVVSQEVRGISEEVEKLSTALEAELASEIGEISSLVQEMSQSSQGQRLVDLALNAIEIVDRNLYERTCDVRWWATDSAFVDAMTEPGEGAFAYAARRLNVILRAYTVYLDIWLCDTQGRVVASGRGDRFPVAGADVSSRAWFRTGMGLKTGDDFHAEDIAREPLLADTLVATFVTPVRTGGEAGGRPIGLLAIHFDWEPQSRTIVEGVRLTDEERAMSRVLIVDRDNRVIASSDGAGLLTERLPPFGGSAAGWQLNDGRIVAQHATPGYETYRGLGWRGVIEQRLVADKPSATVTPLKRRR; from the coding sequence ATGCGACGCTTCGCAAAGTGCAATTGCGATCGTCCGGGGGATAGGATGACAGCTTCGGTTGTGTCCATTCGCGACATCTCGTCAAAATCCGAGTCCGTCCAGGAAATCGCCTTCAACAAGGTCGGCCAGATCAGGGCGATCAATCGCCGCATGCGCATTCTCGCCCTAAACGCATTGATCGAGGCCGAGAGGGCCGGGGAGGCCGGCCGCGGCTTCGCGGTGGTCAGCCAGGAAGTGCGTGGCATCTCCGAAGAGGTGGAGAAGCTCTCGACCGCCCTTGAAGCCGAGCTTGCCTCGGAGATCGGCGAGATTTCCTCGCTGGTGCAGGAGATGAGCCAGTCATCGCAGGGGCAGCGGCTGGTCGATCTGGCGCTCAACGCCATCGAGATCGTCGATCGCAACCTTTACGAACGCACCTGTGACGTGCGCTGGTGGGCGACCGACTCCGCCTTCGTCGACGCGATGACCGAACCCGGCGAAGGTGCCTTCGCCTATGCTGCGCGGCGCCTCAACGTCATTCTGCGTGCCTACACCGTCTATCTCGACATCTGGCTCTGCGACACCCAAGGCAGGGTCGTGGCCAGCGGTCGCGGCGATCGCTTTCCGGTCGCAGGTGCCGACGTTTCGTCGCGTGCGTGGTTCCGTACCGGCATGGGGCTGAAGACCGGCGACGACTTTCACGCCGAGGATATCGCTCGCGAGCCGCTTCTGGCCGATACCCTGGTCGCAACCTTCGTCACGCCGGTGCGAACCGGTGGCGAGGCCGGCGGCCGGCCTATCGGTCTCCTGGCCATCCACTTCGATTGGGAACCGCAATCGCGCACCATTGTCGAGGGCGTCCGTCTGACCGACGAGGAGCGGGCCATGAGCCGCGTGCTGATCGTCGATCGCGACAACCGGGTCATCGCCTCGTCCGATGGCGCCGGTCTGTTGACGGAGCGGCTTCCGCCCTTTGGAGGCTCGGCGGCTGGTTGGCAACTCAACGATGGCCGGATCGTTGCCCAGCATGCGACGCCCGGCTATGAGACCTATCGTGGCCTCGGCTGGCGCGGGGTGATCGAACAACGGCTCGTTGCCGACAAGCCCTCGGCAACGGTGACGCCGCTCAAGAGGCGCCGCTAG
- a CDS encoding GlsB/YeaQ/YmgE family stress response membrane protein → MQGHAFLVWGAIGLLAGWLASFVVGGGGLIRYLVSGLIGSFVGGLVLQWTGISLPIASPFLHEVAVATIGAIIFVFLARMVV, encoded by the coding sequence ATGCAGGGTCACGCCTTTCTCGTCTGGGGCGCCATCGGCCTTCTTGCCGGCTGGCTCGCGAGCTTCGTGGTGGGCGGCGGCGGCCTCATCCGCTATCTCGTCTCCGGTCTGATCGGCTCGTTCGTCGGCGGGCTGGTGTTGCAGTGGACGGGCATCAGTCTTCCCATCGCCAGTCCCTTCCTGCATGAAGTTGCCGTCGCGACGATTGGCGCGATCATCTTTGTTTTCCTGGCCCGTATGGTTGTCTGA
- a CDS encoding pyruvate dehydrogenase complex dihydrolipoamide acetyltransferase, which translates to MPIKILMPALSPTMETGNLTKWNVKVGDAVKSGMVLAEIETDKATMEVEAVDEGTVAKLVVAEGTADVPVNAVIAILAEEGEDVEAAASAAEGAAPAPAKAEDKAKPEASNEAPKAEAPKPDAPKAEAAKAGEGERVFASPLARRVAKEKGLDLKSVKGSGPKGRIILRDVESAEAAPKPAAPAPQAQAAAPAPKPAGASDEMTLKLFDPDSYELIPHDGMRKTIARRLTESKQTVPHFYVTVDVELDALLALRKDINDAAPTIDGKPTYKVSVNDMVIKAYALALKSVPDAHVSWTDGGMLKHKHADVGVAVSIPGGLITPIVRKADEKSLSAISNEVKDLARRAKDRKLKPEEYQGGTTSVSNLGMFGVKDFAAVINPPHATILAVGAGEQRAVVKGGQLAVATVMSVTLSTDHRAVDGALGAELLKAFKGFIEKPMSMLV; encoded by the coding sequence ATGCCGATCAAGATTCTGATGCCGGCGCTCTCTCCCACCATGGAGACGGGCAACCTGACCAAGTGGAACGTCAAGGTGGGCGATGCCGTGAAGTCCGGCATGGTTCTCGCCGAGATCGAAACCGACAAGGCGACCATGGAGGTCGAAGCGGTCGACGAGGGCACCGTCGCCAAGCTGGTGGTGGCCGAAGGCACGGCCGACGTGCCGGTCAACGCGGTGATCGCCATCCTGGCCGAAGAGGGCGAGGACGTCGAAGCCGCTGCCTCGGCGGCGGAAGGGGCCGCTCCGGCCCCGGCCAAGGCCGAGGACAAGGCGAAGCCCGAGGCGTCGAACGAAGCACCCAAGGCCGAAGCGCCGAAGCCGGACGCTCCGAAGGCGGAAGCTGCCAAGGCCGGCGAGGGCGAGCGGGTCTTCGCATCGCCCTTGGCTCGCCGCGTCGCCAAGGAGAAGGGGCTCGACCTCAAGTCCGTCAAGGGCTCGGGGCCGAAGGGCCGCATCATCCTGCGCGACGTCGAGAGTGCCGAGGCTGCACCGAAGCCGGCGGCTCCCGCTCCGCAGGCTCAGGCCGCAGCACCTGCTCCGAAGCCGGCCGGTGCCAGCGACGAGATGACGCTGAAGCTGTTCGATCCGGACAGCTACGAGCTCATTCCGCATGACGGCATGCGCAAGACGATCGCGCGCCGCCTCACCGAGTCCAAGCAGACGGTGCCGCATTTCTATGTCACCGTCGACGTGGAGCTCGATGCGCTGCTCGCCCTGCGCAAGGACATCAACGACGCCGCGCCGACCATCGACGGCAAGCCGACCTACAAGGTGTCGGTCAACGATATGGTCATCAAGGCTTACGCCCTGGCCCTGAAGTCCGTGCCGGACGCCCATGTGTCCTGGACCGATGGCGGCATGTTGAAGCACAAGCACGCCGATGTCGGCGTCGCCGTGTCGATCCCCGGCGGCCTGATCACGCCGATCGTCCGCAAAGCCGACGAGAAGAGCCTGTCCGCCATCTCCAACGAGGTGAAGGATCTGGCCAGACGCGCCAAGGACCGCAAGCTGAAGCCCGAAGAATACCAGGGCGGCACCACCTCGGTGTCCAACCTCGGCATGTTCGGCGTCAAGGACTTCGCCGCCGTCATCAACCCGCCGCATGCCACCATCCTGGCCGTCGGCGCCGGTGAGCAGCGGGCGGTGGTGAAGGGCGGTCAGCTGGCCGTCGCAACCGTGATGAGCGTCACGCTCTCCACCGATCACCGCGCCGTCGACGGCGCGCTCGGCGCCGAGCTTCTGAAGGCGTTCAAGGGCTTCATCGAGAAGCCGATGTCGATGCTGGTGTGA
- the aroE gene encoding shikimate dehydrogenase: MPAELNFLSLLTGCFATPVAENPTVAMVEAAYRAMGLDARYINCDVAPADLGNAVRGARAMGWRGFNCSLPHKVAVIDFIDEFAPSAEIIGAVNCVINDDGKLIGENTDGKGFLTSLETVIDPRGKRVVVLGAGGASRAIAIETALAGAASIAVVNRDEARGKAVVQLVAAHTSAAAEFVPWTGSYIIPEETDILINATSIGLFPGVGDLPAVDFTSVRPGLVVADVIPNPPHTAFLRMAETHGAITLDGLGMLVNQGVIGIRLWTGREPDAKVMRGALEAVFGA; the protein is encoded by the coding sequence ATGCCGGCCGAGCTCAATTTCCTCAGCCTTCTCACGGGCTGTTTCGCGACACCGGTGGCGGAGAACCCGACGGTCGCCATGGTCGAGGCGGCCTATCGTGCCATGGGTCTCGACGCCCGCTACATCAACTGCGATGTGGCACCGGCCGACCTCGGCAATGCGGTGCGCGGTGCACGCGCCATGGGCTGGCGCGGCTTCAATTGCTCGTTGCCGCACAAGGTGGCGGTGATCGATTTCATCGACGAGTTCGCCCCCTCGGCGGAGATCATCGGCGCCGTCAACTGCGTCATCAACGATGACGGCAAGCTGATCGGCGAGAACACCGATGGCAAGGGGTTCCTCACATCGCTGGAGACGGTGATAGATCCCCGCGGCAAGCGCGTTGTGGTGCTCGGCGCCGGCGGTGCCTCACGGGCGATCGCGATCGAGACGGCGCTGGCCGGCGCGGCGTCGATCGCCGTCGTCAACCGCGACGAGGCGCGCGGCAAGGCGGTGGTGCAACTCGTGGCGGCGCATACCTCGGCGGCGGCCGAATTCGTGCCGTGGACGGGGAGTTACATTATTCCCGAGGAGACCGACATCCTCATCAATGCGACGTCGATCGGCCTTTTCCCGGGTGTCGGCGATCTGCCGGCCGTCGATTTCACTTCCGTCCGGCCTGGACTGGTGGTGGCCGACGTCATCCCCAATCCGCCGCACACGGCGTTCCTCAGGATGGCCGAGACGCATGGCGCGATAACGCTCGACGGTCTCGGCATGCTGGTCAACCAGGGTGTCATTGGCATTCGCCTCTGGACGGGCCGCGAGCCTGACGCCAAGGTGATGCGTGGTGCGCTCGAAGCTGTCTTCGGCGCTTGA
- a CDS encoding pyruvate dehydrogenase complex E1 component subunit beta: protein MAIDILMPALSPTMEEGTLTKWLKKVGDDVKSGDVIAEIETDKATMEIEAVDEGKLLEILVADGTEGVKVNAVIARVGEEGESAAPKPVTGEDPKPAAQAAPAEKPQPMAQASSTVPAAPAVKAEADPDIPAGTEFESKTVREALREAMAEEMRRDGDVFLMGEEVAEYQGAYKISQGLLDEFGARRVIDTPITEHGFAGIGVGAAFAGLKPIVEFMTFNFAMQAIDQIINSAAKTLYMSGGQMGCPIVFRGPNGAAARVGAQHSQDYAAWYGMIPGLKVVMPYTAADAKGLLKAAIRDPNPVIFLENEVLYGHHFDVPKLDDYVLPIGKARIHKAGKDVTIVSFGMGMSYAIKAAEELAGLGIDAEVIDLRTIRPMDIETVVNSVKKTGRCVTVEEGWPQGSVGSEIAYQIQANVFDYLDAPVGRITGKDVPMPYAANLEKLALPTVGEVIEAVRAVTYR from the coding sequence ATGGCAATCGACATCCTGATGCCGGCGCTGTCGCCGACCATGGAAGAGGGTACGCTCACCAAGTGGCTGAAAAAGGTGGGCGACGACGTGAAATCCGGCGATGTGATCGCCGAGATCGAAACCGACAAGGCAACGATGGAAATCGAGGCCGTCGATGAGGGCAAGCTGCTCGAAATCCTGGTTGCCGACGGCACCGAGGGTGTGAAGGTCAACGCGGTAATCGCCCGCGTCGGCGAGGAAGGCGAATCTGCTGCTCCCAAGCCGGTGACGGGCGAGGATCCCAAGCCCGCCGCCCAGGCGGCCCCCGCCGAAAAGCCGCAGCCGATGGCGCAGGCATCGAGCACGGTGCCGGCGGCTCCTGCCGTGAAGGCCGAAGCCGATCCGGACATCCCCGCCGGTACCGAGTTCGAGAGCAAGACGGTGCGCGAGGCGCTGCGCGAGGCGATGGCCGAGGAAATGCGCCGCGATGGCGACGTGTTCCTAATGGGCGAGGAAGTTGCCGAATATCAGGGTGCCTACAAGATCTCCCAGGGGCTCCTGGACGAGTTCGGTGCCCGGCGCGTCATCGACACGCCGATCACCGAGCACGGCTTTGCCGGCATTGGCGTCGGCGCCGCCTTCGCCGGCCTGAAGCCGATCGTCGAGTTCATGACCTTCAACTTCGCCATGCAGGCGATCGACCAGATCATCAACTCGGCGGCCAAGACGCTTTACATGTCCGGCGGTCAGATGGGCTGCCCGATCGTGTTCCGCGGGCCGAACGGCGCCGCCGCTCGCGTCGGCGCCCAGCACAGCCAGGACTATGCTGCCTGGTACGGCATGATCCCCGGCCTCAAGGTAGTGATGCCGTATACGGCCGCCGACGCCAAGGGCCTGCTCAAGGCGGCGATCCGCGACCCCAACCCGGTGATCTTCCTGGAGAACGAAGTCCTCTATGGCCATCACTTCGATGTGCCGAAGCTCGACGATTACGTGTTGCCGATCGGCAAGGCGCGTATTCACAAGGCGGGCAAGGATGTCACCATCGTCTCCTTCGGCATGGGCATGTCCTATGCGATCAAGGCGGCGGAAGAACTGGCCGGTCTCGGCATCGACGCCGAGGTGATCGATCTGCGAACCATCCGTCCGATGGACATCGAGACGGTGGTCAACTCGGTGAAGAAGACCGGCCGTTGCGTGACTGTGGAAGAGGGCTGGCCGCAGGGCTCGGTGGGGTCGGAAATCGCCTACCAGATCCAGGCCAACGTTTTCGACTATCTTGACGCGCCCGTCGGCCGCATCACCGGCAAGGACGTGCCGATGCCTTACGCGGCCAACCTCGAAAAGCTTGCCCTGCCGACCGTCGGCGAGGTGATCGAGGCCGTGCGCGCCGTCACCTATCGCTGA